A portion of the Pedobacter cryoconitis genome contains these proteins:
- a CDS encoding MauE/DoxX family redox-associated membrane protein, with amino-acid sequence MKKEDVLKVAAILIACLLAYAAISKLVDYEKSSWEMRNQVFPIWVASILTWLIPAVELALAVLLIIQITRKKALWASLILLSLFTVYIGVVMTGVFGRVPCSCGGILKNMSYGTHLIFNLFFVLLASLGLAVDNGWTGYNRLLNLKKRKDSIQSSV; translated from the coding sequence ATGAAAAAGGAAGATGTTTTAAAAGTCGCTGCCATACTCATTGCCTGCCTGCTTGCTTATGCAGCTATAAGTAAATTGGTAGATTATGAAAAGTCAAGTTGGGAAATGAGAAACCAGGTATTTCCAATTTGGGTAGCTTCCATACTTACGTGGTTGATACCGGCAGTTGAGTTGGCACTGGCGGTTCTACTAATTATCCAAATTACAAGAAAAAAAGCCCTATGGGCATCTTTGATTCTTTTGTCATTATTTACAGTTTATATTGGAGTAGTAATGACAGGTGTTTTTGGCAGAGTACCTTGTAGCTGCGGTGGTATTTTAAAAAACATGAGCTACGGAACACATCTAATTTTTAATCTCTTTTTTGTATTACTCGCCTCATTGGGTCTTGCTGTTGACAACGGTTGGACAGGATATAACAGATTGTTAAACCTCAAAAAAAGAAAGGACTCCATACAAAGCAGTGTTTAG
- a CDS encoding RagB/SusD family nutrient uptake outer membrane protein gives MKKIYLILILLLIMNLISCKKDFLEIKPDQKLLIPTTLADMQALLDNDNVINTGIGLHAISADDYELSYQTLISFDSPAERNSYTWNSDIFEGEPSFDWNLAYRQVFYANVVLDGLKKIENNNTNRSEYNIIRGSALFVRAFAFYELAQQFAQPYNEVDASNTLGIPLKLSSDVNERPGRGNLHGCYQKIIADLNEAFNLVPLKQAILTRPGKIAVKALLARIYNSIGNHKQSLEASDYCIKQSPELMDFNTLIPTRPRPIASNNVEIIHKRFMEGYSFVFSLSLNVNPEIIKSYHVDDLRSLIFLRDYGNGNITFKGTYTNTAYLFSGLATDEMYLIRAESKAWENDLNGSMDDLNLLLKTRWKAGKYISYTASTQKQALEIIFMERRKELISRGTRWTDLRKLNQNSLYAKTLVRQLNNQTIIILPQSLKYTFPIPQNEIDGSGIEQNTRE, from the coding sequence ATGAAAAAGATATATTTAATATTAATCCTTCTGCTAATAATGAATTTAATTTCATGCAAAAAGGACTTTTTAGAGATAAAACCTGATCAAAAATTATTAATTCCTACTACGTTAGCGGATATGCAGGCGCTACTTGATAATGATAATGTTATAAATACAGGTATTGGGTTACATGCAATTTCAGCTGATGACTATGAATTATCTTACCAAACTCTGATATCCTTTGATTCACCAGCTGAGAGAAATTCATATACCTGGAATAGTGATATATTTGAGGGTGAACCATCTTTCGATTGGAATTTAGCTTATCGACAGGTTTTTTATGCAAACGTAGTTCTGGATGGCCTAAAAAAAATTGAAAATAATAACACAAATAGAAGTGAATATAATATAATTAGAGGTAGTGCATTATTCGTAAGGGCTTTTGCGTTTTATGAATTAGCCCAACAATTTGCTCAGCCCTATAATGAAGTGGATGCATCAAATACTTTAGGAATACCTTTGAAACTTAGTTCAGATGTCAACGAACGGCCAGGCCGCGGAAATTTACACGGTTGCTATCAAAAAATTATAGCTGATCTAAATGAAGCATTTAATCTTGTCCCATTAAAACAGGCTATTTTAACAAGGCCGGGGAAAATTGCAGTTAAGGCGTTATTGGCAAGAATATATAACTCAATTGGAAACCATAAACAATCATTAGAAGCCTCAGATTATTGCATTAAACAATCTCCTGAGTTAATGGATTTTAACACTTTAATTCCCACTAGACCAAGACCAATAGCATCAAATAATGTTGAAATTATCCATAAGAGATTTATGGAAGGGTACTCTTTCGTATTTTCTTTATCGTTGAATGTTAATCCGGAGATAATAAAAAGCTACCATGTTGATGACCTCAGAAGTCTAATTTTTTTGCGTGATTATGGTAATGGAAATATCACATTTAAAGGCACTTATACAAACACTGCCTACTTATTTTCTGGTTTGGCTACAGATGAAATGTATCTTATAAGAGCGGAGAGTAAGGCGTGGGAAAACGATTTAAACGGATCAATGGATGACTTAAATCTACTTTTGAAAACAAGATGGAAAGCTGGTAAGTATATCTCTTACACTGCTTCTACCCAAAAACAAGCATTAGAAATTATTTTTATGGAGAGAAGAAAAGAATTAATTAGCAGGGGAACAAGGTGGACGGATTTGAGGAAATTAAATCAAAACAGTTTGTATGCAAAGACTTTAGTTAGACAATTAAATAATCAAACTATAATAATTTTACCACAAAGCTTAAAATATACATTCCCAATACCTCAAAATGAAATAGATGGTAGTGGAATTGAGCAAAATACCAGAGAATAA
- a CDS encoding TlpA family protein disulfide reductase, protein MKVTNYKSRHNLLHFREIIKHLFFCLVIMLNGSLGIFAQENKAIDITTKGIQISQQVPDIIITNIHNYKTKTAKISDFKDKLLIIDFWATWCSPCVAMIPKMDSLQKAFGNKIQFLSATYQSEKEALPFLHKFEKQQKKHYDLPVVFGDKELHKLFPHTTLPHYVWVDQNGEVKAITEGKEVTEDNIRKMVSGSAEMTKKSDFKIAYDKNKPFLINGNGGDGTGLLYHSTLTRYIEGLELAGDFTLDSLNGRKISIRNANLAWLYQVAFSEKGAVFNEMNTVMEVDDVSKLTSSLSGKAYRDWLKAGNGFCYELIVPMSNMRESNKIMQQDLSRYFRQYSASIENRDENCLILKRTSSIDKIKSKGGKANIDLDRFGYHLNNITIGNLFYRLNFTQRTPLFLIDETGYNGKVDLTILASLPDISGVNKELEKYDLKIEEAKRKRNILVIKDNL, encoded by the coding sequence ATGAAGGTAACCAACTATAAAAGTCGTCATAACCTATTACACTTTCGTGAAATAATTAAGCACTTATTCTTCTGCCTAGTTATAATGCTGAATGGAAGTCTTGGCATATTTGCACAAGAAAACAAAGCCATTGATATAACAACTAAAGGTATACAGATTAGCCAACAGGTTCCAGATATAATCATTACCAACATTCATAACTACAAGACAAAAACGGCAAAGATTTCAGATTTCAAAGACAAACTGCTCATTATTGACTTTTGGGCCACCTGGTGCAGTCCCTGTGTGGCCATGATCCCCAAAATGGACAGCTTGCAAAAGGCTTTTGGCAATAAGATTCAGTTCCTTTCTGCAACCTATCAAAGTGAGAAAGAAGCTCTACCTTTCCTACATAAGTTTGAAAAGCAACAAAAAAAGCATTATGACCTGCCTGTCGTGTTTGGAGATAAAGAACTGCATAAGTTGTTTCCTCACACAACTTTGCCACATTATGTTTGGGTTGACCAAAATGGAGAAGTCAAAGCCATCACAGAAGGAAAAGAAGTCACAGAAGATAATATAAGAAAGATGGTTTCAGGTAGTGCTGAAATGACTAAAAAAAGTGATTTTAAAATTGCTTATGATAAAAATAAGCCTTTCCTAATTAATGGTAATGGTGGTGACGGAACTGGTTTACTTTACCACTCCACTCTAACTAGGTACATAGAAGGCTTGGAACTAGCCGGAGATTTCACATTGGATAGCCTAAATGGACGAAAGATATCCATTAGAAATGCAAATTTAGCTTGGCTATATCAAGTAGCATTTTCTGAAAAGGGAGCAGTATTCAACGAAATGAATACAGTAATGGAGGTTGATGATGTTTCAAAATTAACATCATCGTTGAGTGGCAAGGCTTATCGTGATTGGTTAAAAGCCGGCAATGGCTTTTGTTACGAACTTATTGTTCCAATGTCAAATATGAGGGAAAGTAATAAAATTATGCAACAAGATCTCTCTAGGTATTTCAGGCAATATTCTGCCTCTATTGAAAATAGAGATGAAAACTGCCTTATACTAAAACGAACTTCCAGTATAGACAAGATAAAAAGCAAAGGTGGGAAAGCGAACATCGACTTAGATCGGTTTGGGTATCATCTAAATAATATAACAATCGGAAACCTCTTCTACAGATTGAACTTTACTCAAAGAACTCCACTTTTTTTAATTGATGAAACAGGCTACAATGGAAAAGTAGATTTAACAATTCTTGCAAGTTTACCTGATATTTCTGGTGTAAATAAAGAACTTGAAAAATACGACCTAAAAATAGAGGAAGCAAAGAGAAAAAGAAATATTTTAGTTATCAAAGACAACCTTTAA
- a CDS encoding SusC/RagA family TonB-linked outer membrane protein: protein MKLIIVIMTTLLMQVSASTSAQLVTLKGTNIPLKQAFEEIRKQTGYIVLYKLELIKKAKPIVLNLYNVPLEEAVKNMLAGQDLDFSIRNKSVIIRKKEDSYLEKIINSFSNIDVRGTVVDSEGSPLPGATIKVKGTTNSIITNAKGEFYLQNVDDKALLVISYLGYESKEIPAAKELGNIQLTIATGELDEVNVIVSTGYQTLPKERATGSFVQIDNNLLNRSVSTDIISRLADVVPGLTFNTVGTNFNNQTQISIRGQSTISSRTDPLIVIDNFPYEGDIKNINPNDVESITILKDAAAASIWGSKAGNGVIVITTKRGRFNGVPKVSLNSNFTVGNKPDLYYLPSISPSTYIDIEKELFAKGFYASREASDNKTSLTPVVELLIAKRDGKISESLADAKIESLKDFDVRNDYERYLYRQNVNQQYSLNLNGGSQYQRYFISAGFDKNLAALKGNDFGRITLNANNTFSLLKNQLSITSQIYYTESSSNQNNNQGLNTTAYNKLYPYARLADNSGNPLPIAFDYRESFTDNIGSKGLLNWEYKPLDELEFANNKTKVSDYRINSNISYKIVPELTLGLYYQYGRNISSGRNNQSENTYYARDLINSYTIANVDGSLTRPIPLGGILDVNNMDVTSHNVRAQANYDKNWGMQHVLTAILGTELSDKHILTNSYRFYGYDDEHASSLPVNYTSNFTSFVNPSIAYLKIPNRDGLSDISDRFLSYYANASYTYNNKYTISASGRIDRSNLFGVNTNQKGVPLYSAGLSWDFASEDFYKASWLPYLKLKLTYGYNGNINKNLSAYTTANYFGDNSYRLPYAIIQNPPNSELRWERVQVTNIGIDFGTKNDVLKGTLEYFLKRGIDLIGNTPYAPQTGISTFTGNTANTKGQGIDVNISTKNINRKIKWNTDFLFSYIDDKVTRYLAKSTNIYNYLNSYSNVPTEGRPLFAIYSFRSVGLNASTGDPQGYLNGEASTDYSGIIAAATSENLVYHGPARPTIYGAVRNTFRYKSFSISANISYRFGYYVRRESINFDNILNGNGGHSDYYLRWQKPGDESSTQIPSLPVSTNANRNTFFAYSSTLVEKGDQIRFQDVNISYDLFKDVLPKLPFSHVQLYIYANNLGIIWKAAKSNLDPDFQTRYSLPPVRTYAAGIKIDF, encoded by the coding sequence ATGAAATTAATTATTGTCATCATGACAACCCTATTGATGCAGGTAAGTGCATCCACCTCTGCGCAACTAGTCACACTTAAAGGGACCAATATCCCTCTCAAACAGGCTTTTGAAGAAATCCGTAAACAAACAGGGTACATTGTGCTCTATAAATTGGAGTTAATCAAAAAAGCAAAACCAATTGTGCTTAATCTCTATAATGTACCGCTTGAAGAGGCCGTTAAAAATATGCTGGCTGGTCAAGATCTAGACTTTTCGATCAGAAATAAATCGGTAATTATCAGAAAAAAAGAAGATTCCTACTTAGAGAAAATAATCAACAGTTTCAGCAACATAGACGTTCGCGGCACTGTAGTGGATTCAGAGGGATCCCCCCTACCAGGAGCAACAATCAAAGTAAAAGGAACTACAAATAGCATAATTACTAATGCAAAAGGTGAGTTTTACCTGCAAAACGTAGATGACAAGGCTTTGCTGGTAATTAGCTACCTTGGCTATGAAAGTAAAGAAATACCTGCCGCTAAAGAATTGGGCAATATACAGCTTACTATAGCAACTGGTGAATTAGATGAGGTTAACGTAATTGTTAGTACGGGTTACCAAACCTTACCCAAAGAAAGAGCAACAGGTTCATTCGTACAGATTGATAACAATTTACTTAATAGATCAGTAAGTACAGATATCATTTCAAGGTTAGCTGATGTTGTACCAGGCTTGACTTTCAATACAGTTGGAACGAACTTTAACAATCAGACACAGATTAGTATTCGTGGTCAAAGCACAATTTCATCACGTACTGATCCGTTAATTGTCATCGACAACTTCCCGTATGAAGGTGATATCAAAAACATTAATCCAAATGACGTTGAATCAATTACCATTCTTAAAGATGCAGCGGCTGCATCGATATGGGGATCAAAAGCTGGAAATGGCGTAATTGTAATAACTACCAAAAGAGGACGATTTAATGGGGTTCCAAAAGTGTCTTTAAACTCTAATTTCACAGTTGGCAATAAACCCGATTTGTATTACTTACCAAGTATAAGTCCATCAACTTATATAGATATTGAAAAGGAACTTTTTGCTAAGGGTTTTTATGCTAGCCGCGAGGCTTCTGATAATAAAACCTCATTGACCCCTGTTGTAGAACTACTAATTGCCAAACGCGATGGCAAAATATCTGAAAGTTTGGCAGACGCTAAAATTGAATCGCTAAAGGATTTTGATGTCCGCAATGATTATGAGCGTTATCTTTATCGGCAAAACGTCAATCAACAATATTCATTAAACCTCAATGGGGGTAGCCAATATCAGCGTTATTTTATTTCAGCTGGATTTGACAAGAATTTGGCAGCATTAAAGGGGAATGATTTTGGCCGTATTACATTAAATGCAAATAATACATTTAGCTTACTTAAAAACCAGCTGTCCATAACTTCCCAAATTTATTATACTGAATCCAGTAGTAACCAGAACAATAACCAAGGATTAAATACAACAGCATATAATAAGCTATATCCCTATGCAAGATTAGCTGATAATAGTGGTAATCCTCTTCCTATTGCTTTTGACTACCGTGAAAGCTTCACTGATAATATTGGTAGTAAGGGATTACTGAATTGGGAATACAAACCCTTAGATGAACTAGAATTTGCAAATAACAAAACAAAAGTATCTGATTACCGCATAAATAGTAACATAAGTTATAAAATCGTTCCAGAATTGACTTTAGGTTTATATTACCAATATGGAAGAAATATTAGTTCAGGAAGAAATAATCAATCAGAAAACACCTATTACGCTAGAGACCTAATTAACTCATATACAATTGCAAATGTTGATGGTTCACTAACTAGACCAATACCTTTAGGTGGCATCCTTGATGTAAATAATATGGATGTAACCAGCCATAATGTTCGTGCTCAAGCAAACTATGATAAAAACTGGGGCATGCAGCATGTCTTAACTGCGATATTGGGTACTGAGTTATCTGATAAACACATCCTAACAAATTCCTATCGTTTTTATGGTTATGATGATGAACATGCATCCAGTTTACCAGTGAATTATACTAGCAACTTTACTTCATTTGTTAATCCATCAATTGCATACTTGAAAATTCCCAACAGAGACGGCCTGTCTGACATTAGTGATCGTTTCTTATCTTACTATGCAAACGCTTCGTACACATATAATAATAAGTACACAATTTCGGCTAGTGGACGTATAGACAGAAGCAATCTATTTGGAGTTAATACAAACCAAAAAGGTGTTCCACTTTATTCTGCTGGACTTAGTTGGGATTTTGCCAGTGAAGATTTTTATAAAGCAAGTTGGTTACCATACTTAAAATTAAAATTGACTTATGGATATAACGGAAATATCAACAAGAATTTGTCGGCTTATACAACAGCCAATTATTTTGGCGATAACTCATATAGATTACCTTATGCAATCATTCAAAACCCGCCTAATTCTGAGTTACGTTGGGAGCGTGTGCAAGTCACTAACATTGGGATTGATTTTGGCACAAAAAATGACGTTCTGAAAGGAACATTAGAGTATTTTCTTAAACGAGGCATAGATTTGATTGGAAATACTCCTTATGCGCCTCAAACTGGTATCAGCACATTTACTGGTAATACGGCAAATACGAAGGGTCAGGGTATTGATGTTAATATTAGCACTAAAAACATCAACAGGAAAATTAAATGGAATACTGACTTTCTGTTTAGTTATATAGATGATAAAGTTACCCGCTATTTAGCAAAAAGTACAAATATCTATAACTATTTAAACTCTTACAGCAATGTGCCTACAGAAGGCAGACCTCTTTTTGCAATTTATAGCTTTCGATCAGTGGGCCTAAATGCATCAACTGGAGATCCACAAGGGTATCTAAATGGTGAAGCAAGTACCGATTATTCGGGAATAATTGCAGCCGCAACATCAGAGAATTTGGTTTATCATGGTCCCGCGCGCCCGACTATCTATGGAGCAGTCCGTAATACTTTTCGGTATAAATCCTTTTCAATTTCAGCCAACATTAGTTATCGTTTTGGGTATTATGTTAGAAGAGAATCCATAAATTTTGATAACATCCTTAATGGAAATGGTGGCCATTCAGATTATTATCTCCGGTGGCAAAAACCCGGTGATGAGTCTTCCACTCAAATTCCATCCCTACCTGTTTCAACTAACGCTAATCGGAATACTTTTTTCGCCTATTCATCAACTCTTGTTGAAAAGGGAGATCAAATACGCTTTCAGGATGTCAATATCAGTTATGATTTGTTTAAAGATGTATTGCCAAAGTTGCCTTTTTCACATGTACAGCTTTATATCTATGCGAATAATCTTGGAATTATATGGAAAGCGGCAAAATCAAATTTAGATCCAGATTTTCAAACACGTTATTCCTTACCACCTGTTAGAACGTATGCGGCAGGCATTAAAATAGATTTTTAA
- a CDS encoding RNA polymerase sigma factor: MAQAVPLSDDELLLAFQQGELRAYELIYERYWQQLYRHARGLLGNDQGAEDVVQEVFTTLWIKGRDAGINPPLGAFLYKATRNRVLDLIKHFKIEAKYLSQVTELFDQPSPLPDGYLMEKELADRIEAEIQHLPKKMREVFVKSRKEHKTHQQISEELSISAKTVKRQVSNALIILKNKLSSLLFNLF; this comes from the coding sequence ATGGCACAAGCTGTACCTTTAAGTGACGATGAATTGTTGCTGGCATTCCAGCAAGGAGAGCTACGCGCTTATGAGCTGATATACGAGCGGTACTGGCAGCAGCTTTACCGGCATGCAAGGGGGTTGCTCGGTAACGACCAGGGAGCCGAAGATGTGGTGCAAGAAGTATTTACCACGCTTTGGATTAAAGGAAGGGATGCTGGAATAAATCCCCCATTGGGTGCTTTTTTATATAAAGCCACGCGTAACCGTGTACTTGACCTGATCAAGCATTTTAAAATAGAGGCTAAATACCTATCACAGGTAACCGAGCTATTTGACCAGCCTTCGCCATTGCCTGATGGTTACCTGATGGAAAAGGAACTGGCCGATAGGATTGAAGCAGAAATCCAGCATTTGCCAAAAAAAATGCGGGAGGTATTCGTAAAAAGCCGTAAGGAACACAAAACCCATCAACAAATCTCAGAAGAACTCAGCATCTCAGCTAAAACAGTAAAAAGACAGGTTAGCAACGCGTTAATCATCCTAAAAAATAAGCTTAGCAGTTTGCTGTTCAATTTATTTTAA
- a CDS encoding RagB/SusD family nutrient uptake outer membrane protein, with protein sequence MKRKILIFTCLVMIIVGLQSCKKDFLEKKPNKALLIPTTLADFQALLDYPDVMNMVTGLSNIASDDFYRIDANLLTLEAPERNSYLWNVDIFEGSSTKDWNTPYQAIFYSNVILDGLKKLDRNAANIQEFDRIEGSALFFRALALYHLAQLFVEQYDEKTASSELGLPIRLTSDVNIISGRGTLQQTYDRILQDFQEAALLLPEKGSAPNRPNKSAVFGYLSRVFLVMGNYVKASQFATSYLQINRELIDYNTLNASAARPMPNANINSNVEVPLVISLNGYSYSSSTTTYVNPVLYNLYSDNDLRKTCFFANRGNGNFSFKGSYLASATSFGGPATDEMYLTRAECFARDNKLTEAMDDLNTLMKKRWKNTVAFPEFKATELKEGVKIILAERRKGLLNRGIRWVDLRRLNKDPNYAVTLKRTLNSSNYILEPNSKRYTFPIPNDEINSSGIEQNPR encoded by the coding sequence ATGAAAAGAAAAATATTAATTTTTACTTGTTTAGTCATGATTATAGTGGGTCTACAATCATGTAAAAAGGATTTTCTTGAAAAAAAACCAAATAAGGCATTACTTATTCCTACTACCTTGGCGGATTTCCAGGCACTACTAGATTATCCTGATGTTATGAATATGGTTACTGGATTAAGTAATATAGCTAGCGATGACTTTTATAGAATTGATGCCAATCTGCTAACACTTGAAGCGCCAGAACGCAATAGTTACTTATGGAATGTTGATATTTTTGAAGGTTCCTCGACTAAGGACTGGAATACTCCTTACCAGGCTATCTTTTATTCAAATGTCATTTTAGATGGGTTAAAAAAGTTAGACCGAAATGCTGCTAACATTCAAGAATTTGATAGAATAGAAGGAAGTGCTTTGTTTTTCAGAGCTTTGGCCTTATATCATTTAGCACAATTATTTGTTGAACAATATGATGAAAAAACAGCATCATCAGAATTGGGATTACCTATCCGATTAACTTCCGATGTAAATATTATTTCAGGCCGAGGTACCTTACAGCAAACTTATGATAGAATTTTGCAGGATTTTCAAGAAGCAGCATTACTTCTTCCTGAAAAAGGTTCGGCTCCTAATCGCCCCAACAAGTCAGCTGTTTTTGGTTATCTTTCTAGGGTTTTTTTAGTAATGGGAAATTATGTCAAGGCTTCTCAATTCGCTACATCTTATCTCCAAATCAATAGAGAATTAATAGATTACAATACACTTAATGCAAGTGCGGCCCGTCCAATGCCTAATGCAAATATTAATTCCAATGTTGAAGTCCCACTTGTAATCTCTTTAAATGGTTATTCCTATAGTTCTTCAACCACAACTTACGTAAACCCGGTATTATATAATTTATATTCCGATAACGATTTGCGTAAAACATGTTTTTTTGCAAATCGCGGAAATGGAAATTTTAGTTTTAAGGGTAGTTACCTTGCTTCGGCTACATCTTTTGGAGGACCTGCAACCGATGAAATGTATCTAACCAGAGCGGAATGTTTTGCCAGAGATAATAAATTAACGGAAGCGATGGATGATCTTAATACGTTGATGAAAAAACGATGGAAGAATACGGTTGCTTTTCCTGAGTTTAAAGCAACAGAGTTGAAAGAAGGCGTAAAGATTATATTAGCTGAAAGAAGAAAAGGATTATTAAACAGAGGTATTCGTTGGGTAGATTTGAGGCGTTTAAATAAGGACCCAAATTATGCCGTTACTTTAAAGAGAACACTAAATTCTTCGAATTATATATTAGAACCAAATAGTAAAAGATATACTTTCCCTATTCCAAATGATGAGATAAATTCTAGCGGAATTGAACAGAACCCACGCTAA
- a CDS encoding FecR family protein, producing the protein MDKLDKRTQQLLDKYHQGKCSPEEMQQLVQVYHFASLSADPGDINNEALLETGKRIWSKLPAAQLLKPQLRRTVRLKQWAAAAAAIAAIVFGIWFFTGRPIVNRNSQIVHQKDIKPGKNTATLTLSSGKTINLSDTKTGVVIDASNLRYDDGSLVNTTSTTPPVGHSSLAGGELQGADRSGANWYDAGRRFAGRLSASSPPFEGGVPEGGGGKMQNFTLSTPRGGTYQVKLPDGSKVWLNAASSLTYTAPLNRAGVRKATLTGEAYFQIAKNKAHPFIVETGKQQVEVLGTHFNINSYADEPAITTTLEEGSIKVNSDGFAKILKPGQQSTATANNITVKSVNVKNVIAWKDGDFLFEEESLGSIMRKVSRWYDVEVVFQNVDQHELYGGGVSRYDNISKVLENLELTGGLHFKIERRTIIVMK; encoded by the coding sequence ATGGATAAATTAGACAAAAGAACCCAGCAACTACTTGATAAATACCATCAGGGCAAATGCAGCCCTGAAGAAATGCAACAGCTAGTGCAAGTGTATCATTTCGCTTCTTTATCAGCTGATCCTGGAGATATCAACAACGAGGCGCTTTTAGAGACAGGCAAAAGGATTTGGTCAAAGCTCCCAGCTGCGCAGTTACTGAAACCTCAGCTCCGCAGAACAGTACGATTAAAACAATGGGCGGCAGCAGCCGCTGCGATAGCAGCAATTGTATTTGGCATCTGGTTTTTTACCGGTAGGCCAATCGTAAACCGTAATTCGCAAATCGTACATCAAAAAGATATAAAGCCCGGCAAAAACACTGCCACTCTAACCTTGTCTAGTGGCAAAACCATCAACCTGAGCGACACCAAGACCGGGGTGGTAATTGATGCTTCAAACCTGAGATACGATGATGGTAGTCTGGTTAATACTACATCTACCACCCCGCCCGTTGGGCACTCCTCCTTAGCAGGCGGGGAGTTGCAGGGTGCCGATCGTTCAGGTGCAAATTGGTATGATGCAGGTAGGCGCTTTGCAGGTAGGCTCTCTGCAAGCTCTCCTCCTTTTGAAGGAGGAGTACCCGAAGGGGGAGGTGGTAAAATGCAAAACTTTACTTTAAGCACGCCCCGCGGGGGAACCTACCAGGTAAAATTACCTGATGGATCAAAGGTATGGCTTAACGCAGCATCCAGTTTAACTTATACCGCACCACTAAATAGAGCCGGTGTGCGTAAGGCTACTTTAACCGGTGAAGCTTATTTTCAGATTGCAAAAAACAAAGCCCATCCATTTATTGTAGAAACTGGTAAACAGCAGGTTGAAGTGCTGGGTACCCACTTCAATATCAATAGCTATGCAGATGAACCCGCTATTACCACAACACTGGAAGAAGGCTCAATCAAGGTGAACAGCGATGGTTTCGCCAAAATTTTAAAGCCAGGTCAGCAATCTACCGCAACCGCTAATAACATTACGGTGAAATCCGTTAATGTGAAAAATGTAATTGCCTGGAAAGATGGGGATTTTCTTTTTGAAGAGGAATCTTTGGGTAGCATTATGCGTAAAGTATCAAGATGGTATGATGTAGAGGTTGTGTTTCAGAATGTTGATCAGCATGAACTATATGGCGGTGGGGTGTCGAGGTATGATAACATCTCAAAAGTACTAGAGAATTTAGAATTAACAGGGGGCTTACATTTTAAAATTGAAAGGAGGACGATAATCGTTATGAAATAG